A single genomic interval of Methylocystis sp. IM3 harbors:
- the nuoL gene encoding NADH-quinone oxidoreductase subunit L, protein MIQAIVFLPLLGFLIAGAFGRKIGPRPSELITTGLLFASAVMSWIVFFDVAIGHNHGFAPVLGNWMTVGALKVDWALRVDTLTAVMLVVVTTVSSLVHLYSIGYMHEDPSRPRFFAYLSLFTFAMLMLVTADNLVQMFFGWEGVGLASYLLIGFWYEKPSACAAAIKAFVVNRVGDFGFALGIFLIFQLTQSLSFNEVFAAVPGLEGKPIHIFGMDVDALTIAAFLLFIGAMGKSAQFFLHTWLPDAMEGPTPVSALIHAATMVTAGVFMVARLSPVFEHAPAALEFVTLIGAVTAFFAATVGLVQNDIKRVIAYSTCSQLGYMFVAEGVGAYSLGVFHLFTHAFFKALLFLGAGSVIHAMHHEQDMRNMGGLRKDIPFTFAMMTIGTLALTGFGIPHTEIGFAGFFSKDGIIEAAYAASAHSTAAMLGFVSTVVAAGLTSFYSWRLVFMTFFGHRATHHVHESHAEDEPTAQELAHAEGVDDHAHHHDDHGHHGHGEHSPHESPLVMLVPLAVLALGAIGAGFVFEPYFAGHDYDEFWKGALFTGEHNHILHARHEIPAWVGFAPSTMMALGFLVSLYVYVLAPGTAQKLAGALPRLYQFLLNKWYFDELYDAIIVRPAFKIGRLFWKGGDGAIIDGLGPDGVAARVADGARIAVRLQTGFIYNYAFAMLIGVAAIVTWFVAGGLR, encoded by the coding sequence ATGATCCAAGCAATCGTCTTCCTGCCGCTGCTCGGCTTTCTGATCGCCGGCGCCTTCGGGCGCAAGATCGGGCCGCGCCCTTCGGAGCTCATCACGACAGGCCTGCTCTTCGCCTCGGCCGTTATGTCCTGGATCGTCTTCTTCGACGTCGCCATTGGGCATAATCACGGTTTCGCGCCGGTTCTCGGGAACTGGATGACCGTGGGCGCGCTGAAGGTGGACTGGGCGCTGCGCGTCGATACGCTTACGGCTGTCATGCTGGTGGTGGTGACCACCGTATCGAGCCTCGTGCATCTCTACTCGATCGGCTATATGCACGAAGACCCATCACGGCCACGCTTCTTCGCCTATCTGTCGCTCTTCACCTTCGCCATGCTCATGCTGGTGACGGCCGACAATCTGGTGCAAATGTTCTTCGGCTGGGAGGGCGTGGGCCTCGCCTCCTATCTCCTGATCGGCTTCTGGTATGAAAAGCCGTCGGCTTGCGCAGCGGCGATCAAGGCCTTCGTCGTCAACCGCGTCGGCGACTTCGGCTTTGCGCTGGGAATCTTCCTTATTTTCCAGCTTACGCAGTCGCTGAGCTTCAACGAGGTTTTCGCCGCCGTCCCGGGTCTCGAGGGCAAGCCGATCCACATCTTCGGCATGGACGTGGATGCGCTGACGATTGCCGCTTTCCTGCTCTTCATCGGCGCGATGGGCAAATCGGCTCAGTTCTTCCTGCACACCTGGCTGCCGGACGCCATGGAGGGTCCGACGCCCGTCTCCGCCCTCATTCACGCGGCCACCATGGTGACCGCTGGCGTTTTCATGGTCGCGCGCCTCTCGCCTGTTTTCGAACATGCTCCCGCCGCGCTGGAATTCGTGACGCTCATCGGTGCGGTGACGGCCTTCTTCGCCGCGACGGTCGGTCTGGTGCAAAACGACATCAAGCGCGTGATCGCATATTCGACCTGTTCGCAGCTCGGTTACATGTTCGTGGCGGAGGGCGTCGGCGCCTATTCGCTCGGCGTGTTTCATCTCTTCACCCATGCCTTCTTCAAGGCGTTGCTGTTCCTTGGCGCGGGCTCGGTGATCCACGCGATGCATCACGAGCAGGACATGCGCAACATGGGCGGCCTGCGCAAGGACATCCCCTTCACCTTCGCGATGATGACGATTGGAACGCTCGCGCTCACCGGCTTCGGCATTCCGCACACCGAAATCGGCTTCGCCGGTTTCTTCTCGAAGGACGGGATCATCGAGGCGGCCTACGCCGCGAGCGCCCACAGCACGGCAGCCATGCTCGGTTTCGTGTCGACTGTGGTCGCGGCTGGTCTGACTTCCTTCTATTCGTGGCGTCTGGTGTTCATGACCTTCTTCGGGCATCGCGCGACCCATCACGTTCACGAGAGCCACGCAGAAGATGAGCCGACCGCGCAGGAGCTCGCCCATGCGGAAGGCGTGGACGACCATGCGCATCATCACGACGACCACGGCCATCATGGCCATGGCGAGCATTCCCCGCATGAGTCCCCGCTAGTAATGCTCGTCCCGCTGGCGGTTCTGGCGCTCGGCGCCATAGGCGCTGGCTTCGTCTTCGAGCCTTATTTCGCGGGCCACGATTACGATGAATTCTGGAAGGGCGCGCTCTTCACGGGCGAGCACAACCACATCCTTCACGCCCGTCACGAAATACCGGCGTGGGTGGGCTTCGCGCCCTCGACCATGATGGCGCTGGGCTTCCTGGTGTCGCTCTATGTCTATGTGCTCGCGCCCGGAACCGCGCAAAAACTGGCCGGCGCCCTGCCGCGTCTCTACCAGTTCCTGCTGAACAAGTGGTATTTCGACGAGCTCTATGACGCCATCATCGTGAGGCCTGCCTTCAAGATCGGTCGTCTTTTCTGGAAGGGCGGAGACGGCGCGATCATTGACGGGCTCGGTCCCGACGGCGTCGCGGCGCGTGTCGCGGATGGCGCGCGGATCGCCGTGCGCCTGCAAACAGGGTTCATCTACAACTATGCTTTCGCCATGCTGATCGGCGTCGCCGCCATTGTCACTTGGTTTGTCGCCGGAGGGCTTCGCTGA
- a CDS encoding very short patch repair endonuclease, which translates to MPKETRAQRAAIMRAVKSRDTSPELAVRALLRAFAPGYRLHRKDVPGNPDIAYVGRKQAIFVHGCFWHGHDCARGARMPKANADYWREKIARNRARDAAHRARLSELGWRALTVWECELKEKSALEKKLRDFLRS; encoded by the coding sequence GTGCCGAAGGAAACGCGCGCCCAGCGCGCCGCCATCATGCGCGCGGTGAAATCGCGCGACACTTCCCCCGAGCTTGCCGTCCGCGCGCTTTTGCGCGCCTTCGCGCCGGGCTATCGGCTGCATCGCAAGGATGTTCCCGGCAACCCCGACATCGCTTATGTCGGGCGCAAGCAGGCGATCTTCGTGCATGGCTGTTTCTGGCACGGGCACGATTGCGCGCGCGGGGCGCGTATGCCCAAGGCAAACGCCGATTACTGGCGCGAAAAGATTGCGCGCAATCGCGCCCGCGACGCGGCGCACCGCGCCCGTCTTTCGGAACTGGGCTGGCGCGCGCTCACGGTCTGGGAATGCGAATTGAAAGAGAAAAGCGCGCTCGAAAAGAAGCTGCGCGATTTTTTACGGAGCTGA
- the nuoN gene encoding NADH-quinone oxidoreductase subunit NuoN, with translation MSFLAELALHFLPEVILAVGVMILILIGAWRGERGFSLVDEMAVAILGLAVLAIVLSSKQGDTAVFDGAFIDDAFSRFVKALTLIGAMASILMSVDWLQRNGLEKFEYPVLIILSTLGMMLLISADNLIALYLGLELMSLALYVMAAFARDDGRSSEAGLKYFVLGALSSGMMLYGSSLLYGFSGTVSFDGIAQAVTNSPPVGVIFGLVFVLAGLAFKMSAAPFHMWTPDVYEGAPTPVTAFFASAAKMAAVAITVRVVITAFPAITVQWRQIIVFLAIASTLLGSFAAIGQTNIKRLMAYSSIGHMGFALIGLAAGNEAGVKGVVIYLAVYLVMTLGSFAAILAMRIDGRNVENISDLAGLSRTNSVMAFFLAMLMFSLAGIPPLAGFFAKYYVLLAAVDAGLYPLAVIGVLASAVAAFYYLRVVKVMYFDEPAPGFDRSPFAIRAVLAVSTIAVLGFWLYPAPLMDAASAAAKSLF, from the coding sequence ATGTCTTTCCTCGCAGAACTTGCGCTTCATTTCCTCCCCGAGGTGATCCTCGCCGTCGGCGTGATGATCCTCATCCTCATCGGCGCCTGGCGTGGCGAGCGCGGCTTCAGCCTCGTCGACGAAATGGCGGTTGCGATCCTCGGCCTTGCCGTGCTCGCGATCGTCCTGTCCAGCAAACAGGGCGACACGGCCGTCTTCGACGGCGCCTTCATCGACGACGCCTTTTCACGTTTCGTGAAGGCGCTGACCCTGATCGGGGCCATGGCGTCCATCCTCATGTCGGTCGATTGGTTGCAGCGCAACGGGCTCGAGAAGTTCGAATATCCCGTGCTGATCATCCTCTCGACACTCGGCATGATGCTGCTGATTTCGGCCGACAATCTGATCGCGCTCTATCTCGGCCTCGAGCTGATGTCTCTCGCGCTCTACGTGATGGCCGCATTCGCGCGGGACGACGGCCGTTCATCCGAGGCGGGCCTGAAATATTTCGTGCTCGGCGCGCTCTCCTCCGGCATGATGCTCTACGGCTCGTCGCTGCTCTATGGCTTTTCGGGGACCGTTTCGTTCGATGGCATCGCCCAGGCGGTGACCAACTCTCCGCCCGTCGGCGTGATCTTCGGCCTCGTTTTCGTGCTCGCGGGCCTGGCCTTCAAAATGTCGGCCGCTCCCTTCCATATGTGGACGCCTGACGTTTATGAAGGCGCGCCGACGCCTGTCACCGCCTTCTTCGCCTCGGCCGCCAAAATGGCTGCGGTCGCGATTACGGTTCGCGTCGTGATCACGGCCTTCCCGGCCATCACCGTGCAATGGCGCCAGATCATTGTGTTTCTCGCCATCGCCTCGACGCTGCTTGGCTCCTTCGCGGCGATCGGCCAGACCAACATCAAGCGTCTGATGGCCTATTCGTCGATCGGTCACATGGGCTTCGCGCTCATTGGCCTCGCGGCCGGCAATGAGGCGGGCGTCAAGGGCGTCGTCATCTATCTCGCCGTTTATCTGGTGATGACGCTCGGCTCCTTCGCGGCGATCCTGGCAATGCGGATCGACGGGAGGAATGTCGAGAACATCTCCGATCTCGCGGGTCTGTCGCGAACCAATAGCGTGATGGCCTTCTTCCTCGCGATGCTGATGTTTTCCCTCGCGGGCATACCGCCGCTGGCCGGCTTCTTCGCGAAATATTACGTGCTGCTGGCAGCCGTCGACGCGGGGCTCTATCCGCTCGCCGTTATCGGCGTGCTGGCGAGCGCTGTGGCGGCTTTCTACTATCTGCGAGTCGTCAAGGTCATGTATTTTGACGAGCCGGCGCCCGGCTTCGACCGCTCGCCCTTCGCCATCCGCGCGGTTCTCGCGGTGTCGACCATTGCGGTGCTTGGTTTCTGGCTCTATCCGGCTCCGTTGATGGATGCGGCGAGCGCCGCGGCCAAGTCGCTGTTCTGA
- a CDS encoding NADH-quinone oxidoreductase subunit M, with translation MFGFGILSGLTFLPLVGAAFLLTQRGDDEATLRNIRWATFFTTLATFALSLYIWMGFDPSNPAFQFVEEKNWFGSGLIYKMGVDGFSMPLVLLTTFVMPFAILASFESVTKRVKEYMIAFLVLETLMIGVFCALDLVLFYLFFEGGLIPMFLIIGIWGGKRRVYASFKFFLYTLAGSLLMLIAILAMYNQAHTTDITVLLKTDFPKEMQTWLWLAFFASFAVKMPMWPVHTWLPDAHVEAPTAGSVILAAILLKMGGYGFIRFSLPMFPDASVYFAPLVYAMSVIAIVYTSLVALVQEDIKKLIAYSSVAHMGYVTMGLFTMNAQGVQGAMFQMISHGFVSGALFLCVGVIYDRMHTREIAAYGGLVNRMPVYAFVFMLFTMANVGLPGTTGFIGEFLSLAGAFKANSWVALFATSGVIFSAAYALYLYRRVVFGALEKASLKDMVDLTPREIAIFAPLVLLTVYYGVLPGQILTSTQASVDNLIQSHTALLDAVKLAAAGH, from the coding sequence ATGTTCGGGTTCGGCATTCTTTCCGGCCTTACGTTTCTCCCGCTGGTCGGCGCCGCATTCCTGCTGACCCAGCGGGGCGACGACGAAGCGACGCTGCGCAACATTCGCTGGGCGACATTCTTCACGACGCTCGCGACCTTCGCGCTCTCGCTCTATATCTGGATGGGCTTTGATCCCTCGAACCCGGCCTTCCAGTTCGTCGAGGAGAAGAACTGGTTTGGCTCCGGTCTGATCTACAAAATGGGCGTCGACGGCTTTTCCATGCCGCTCGTGCTGCTCACGACTTTCGTCATGCCTTTCGCGATCCTGGCGTCCTTCGAGTCGGTCACGAAACGCGTGAAGGAGTATATGATCGCCTTCCTCGTGCTCGAGACCCTGATGATCGGCGTCTTCTGCGCGCTCGATCTCGTTCTCTTCTATCTCTTTTTCGAAGGCGGCCTCATTCCGATGTTCCTGATCATCGGAATCTGGGGCGGCAAACGCCGTGTCTATGCGAGCTTCAAGTTCTTCCTTTACACGCTCGCCGGCTCGCTTCTGATGCTCATCGCGATCCTCGCGATGTATAATCAGGCGCATACGACCGATATCACGGTGCTGCTGAAGACGGACTTCCCGAAGGAGATGCAGACCTGGCTCTGGCTCGCTTTCTTCGCCTCTTTCGCGGTGAAGATGCCGATGTGGCCGGTTCACACCTGGCTGCCTGACGCACACGTGGAGGCGCCGACGGCGGGCTCGGTGATCCTGGCGGCGATCCTGTTGAAGATGGGCGGCTACGGCTTCATCCGCTTCTCTCTGCCCATGTTCCCGGATGCGTCGGTGTATTTCGCGCCGCTCGTGTATGCGATGTCGGTCATCGCGATTGTCTATACCTCGCTGGTCGCTCTTGTGCAGGAAGACATCAAAAAGCTCATTGCCTATTCGTCCGTGGCCCATATGGGCTATGTCACGATGGGCCTTTTCACGATGAACGCACAGGGCGTCCAGGGCGCCATGTTCCAGATGATCTCGCACGGATTCGTATCGGGCGCGCTCTTCCTCTGCGTTGGCGTGATCTATGACCGGATGCATACCCGCGAGATTGCGGCCTATGGCGGTCTGGTGAATCGTATGCCGGTTTACGCCTTCGTCTTCATGCTCTTCACCATGGCGAATGTCGGCCTGCCGGGGACGACCGGCTTCATCGGAGAATTCCTCTCGCTGGCGGGCGCCTTCAAGGCCAATAGCTGGGTGGCGCTCTTTGCGACGAGCGGCGTGATCTTCTCGGCCGCCTATGCGCTCTATCTCTACCGGCGCGTGGTCTTTGGCGCGCTGGAGAAGGCGAGCCTCAAGGACATGGTGGACCTCACGCCCCGCGAGATCGCGATCTTCGCGCCGCTCGTGTTGCTGACGGTCTACTACGGTGTGCTGCCGGGGCAGATTCTGACCTCGACGCAAGCATCGGTCGACAATCTCATCCAATCGCATACGGCGCTGCTCGATGCGGTGAAGCTCGCCGCCGCCGGCCACTGA
- the efp gene encoding elongation factor P gives MKVIASSIRKGNIIEREDGQLYVVLTAESFFPGKGTPTTQIDMRRLSDGVKVSDRYKTTEQVERAFVEDQDYSFLYQDDDGYHFMNQANYEQVAVPGDTIGDQAQWLQEGMQCILSMFNGQAVAIQLPQRVTLEIVETEPAMKGQTASSSYKPAKLANGARVMVPPHIQSGTRVVIQTEDGSYVERAKD, from the coding sequence GTGAAAGTCATCGCCAGCTCGATTCGCAAGGGCAACATCATTGAGCGTGAGGACGGGCAGCTCTACGTCGTTCTGACTGCGGAGAGTTTCTTCCCCGGCAAGGGCACTCCCACGACGCAGATCGACATGCGCCGCCTTTCGGACGGGGTGAAGGTCTCTGACCGCTACAAGACCACCGAGCAGGTCGAGCGCGCCTTTGTCGAGGACCAGGACTACAGCTTCCTTTATCAGGACGACGACGGCTATCATTTCATGAATCAGGCCAATTACGAGCAGGTCGCCGTGCCGGGAGACACGATCGGCGATCAGGCGCAGTGGCTTCAGGAGGGCATGCAGTGCATCCTCTCCATGTTCAACGGCCAGGCGGTCGCGATCCAGTTGCCGCAGCGCGTGACCCTCGAGATCGTCGAGACCGAGCCGGCCATGAAGGGCCAGACGGCGTCTTCCTCCTACAAGCCCGCCAAGCTCGCCAACGGCGCCCGCGTCATGGTGCCGCCGCACATCCAGAGCGGCACGCGCGTCGTCATCCAGACGGAAGACGGCTCTTACGTCGAGCGCGCCAAGGACTGA
- the epmA gene encoding EF-P lysine aminoacylase EpmA: MTRASPWWARDVYADRKPFLKARGAITAATRRFFAAEGFTEVETAALQVSPGNETHLSAFSAELIGPEGARSRLYLHTSPEFSCKKLLAAGEERIFTLSRVFRNRERSALHHPEFTMLEWYRAGEPTLRLYEDCAGLAAAAAQAAGTSDFTWRGRVCDAFAEPEIVTVCEAFGAYASIDLEALLDDRDGLARAAARDGIRVAEDDSWSDLFSKILSEKVESRLGSERPTILTDYPVSEAALARVNGDDPRFADRFELYICGVEVANGFGELTEPEEQRRRFEAQMAEKERIYGERYPIDEDFLAALSAMPPASGVALGFDRLVMLATGAERIEQTLWTPVAERGAGR, from the coding sequence ATGACGCGCGCTTCGCCCTGGTGGGCACGGGATGTTTACGCCGATCGCAAGCCCTTTCTCAAGGCGCGCGGCGCAATAACGGCGGCGACGCGGCGATTTTTCGCGGCCGAAGGCTTCACGGAAGTGGAAACCGCGGCCTTGCAGGTCTCGCCCGGCAATGAGACGCATCTTTCCGCCTTTTCGGCCGAGCTGATCGGGCCGGAGGGCGCCAGAAGCCGCCTCTATCTCCACACCTCGCCCGAGTTTTCCTGCAAGAAGCTACTCGCCGCGGGCGAGGAGCGGATTTTCACGCTGTCGCGGGTGTTCAGGAACCGCGAGCGCTCCGCCCTGCATCATCCGGAATTCACCATGCTCGAATGGTATCGGGCCGGCGAGCCGACGCTGCGGCTCTACGAGGACTGCGCCGGTCTCGCCGCCGCCGCGGCGCAGGCCGCGGGGACGAGCGATTTCACCTGGCGAGGGCGTGTGTGCGACGCTTTCGCCGAGCCGGAGATCGTCACCGTCTGCGAAGCCTTCGGGGCTTACGCCAGCATTGATCTGGAGGCGCTGCTCGATGATCGGGACGGGCTGGCCCGCGCCGCCGCGCGCGACGGAATCCGCGTCGCCGAGGATGACAGCTGGTCCGATCTCTTCAGCAAGATCTTGTCGGAGAAAGTCGAAAGCCGGCTTGGAAGCGAGCGGCCGACCATCCTGACCGACTATCCGGTGAGCGAGGCGGCGCTGGCGCGCGTGAACGGCGACGATCCGCGTTTCGCCGATCGCTTCGAGCTTTACATTTGCGGGGTCGAGGTCGCGAATGGTTTCGGAGAGCTGACAGAGCCAGAGGAACAGCGCCGTCGCTTCGAAGCGCAAATGGCGGAAAAAGAACGGATTTACGGCGAACGCTATCCGATCGACGAGGATTTTCTGGCGGCGCTCTCCGCCATGCCGCCGGCCTCGGGGGTGGCGCTTGGATTCGACCGGCTGGTCATGCTCGCGACGGGCGCCGAGCGGATCGAGCAGACGCTCTGGACGCCCGTGGCGGAGCGGGGCGCCGGGCGCTGA
- a CDS encoding DNA cytosine methyltransferase: MKKPSFYEFFAGGGMARAGLGPGWTCLFANDFDAKKAESYRLNWGAGALHVGDVKAVTTAQLPGQADLVWASFPCQDLSLAGAGAGLKGERSGTFWPFWALMKALRVEGRAPRMIILENVCGALTSHSGKDFQSICAALAEGGYRFGALVIDAGLFLPQSRPRLFIIAVDDNVAIPALLTGEAPSLPFHTKALRTAYAQLDASLKAGWLWWSLPAPGRRNKTLVEVIEDEPADVPWHSAAETRTLIGMMSDVNLAKIEDAKRAGRKMVGTLYRRTRYMAGQKIQRAEARFDDIAGCLRTPAGGSSRQFVLLVEKGRVRSRLMSARETARLMGLEDDYRLPERYNEAYHLTGDGVVVDVVRYISERILWPMIESRKRNEVEKLHVNHAMQKKPGAESAHRRVRRGLEDQGASSG; this comes from the coding sequence ATGAAAAAGCCGAGCTTCTACGAATTCTTTGCCGGCGGCGGAATGGCGCGCGCGGGGCTCGGACCCGGCTGGACCTGTCTCTTCGCCAATGATTTCGATGCGAAAAAAGCCGAAAGCTACCGGCTGAACTGGGGCGCCGGGGCGCTGCATGTCGGCGACGTGAAGGCGGTGACGACGGCGCAGTTGCCAGGGCAGGCCGATCTCGTCTGGGCGTCTTTCCCCTGCCAGGATCTTTCCCTCGCCGGCGCCGGAGCGGGTCTCAAGGGCGAGCGGTCTGGAACTTTCTGGCCTTTCTGGGCGCTGATGAAGGCTTTGCGCGTCGAAGGCCGTGCGCCGAGGATGATCATTCTGGAAAATGTCTGCGGCGCTTTGACTTCCCATTCAGGCAAGGACTTTCAGTCGATTTGCGCGGCTCTGGCCGAGGGTGGTTATCGGTTCGGAGCGCTGGTGATCGACGCCGGGTTGTTCTTGCCGCAGTCACGGCCGCGTTTGTTCATTATCGCCGTGGACGACAACGTAGCAATTCCCGCCCTGCTAACTGGCGAGGCGCCAAGCCTGCCCTTCCATACCAAGGCGCTGCGAACAGCTTACGCGCAGCTGGATGCAAGTCTAAAGGCTGGCTGGTTGTGGTGGAGCTTGCCGGCGCCGGGACGGCGGAACAAAACGCTCGTCGAGGTCATCGAAGACGAACCAGCAGATGTGCCGTGGCACAGCGCCGCGGAAACCCGCACGCTTATCGGAATGATGAGCGACGTAAATCTAGCCAAGATCGAGGATGCCAAACGTGCTGGCCGTAAAATGGTTGGGACGCTCTATCGGCGCACCCGCTACATGGCCGGACAGAAAATCCAGCGCGCCGAAGCGCGCTTCGACGATATTGCCGGCTGCCTGCGCACCCCGGCGGGCGGATCCAGCCGGCAATTCGTCCTGCTGGTGGAGAAGGGCAGGGTGCGCTCACGGCTGATGTCTGCGCGAGAGACCGCCCGGCTGATGGGCCTGGAAGACGACTATCGGCTGCCCGAGCGCTATAACGAGGCCTATCATCTGACCGGCGACGGCGTGGTGGTTGATGTGGTCCGGTACATTTCCGAACGTATTCTTTGGCCAATGATCGAAAGCCGCAAGCGTAACGAAGTGGAAAAGCTGCATGTCAATCACGCCATGCAAAAAAAACCCGGAGCTGAATCAGCGCATCGAAGAGTTCGCCGAGGTCTTGAAGACCAAGGCGCATCTTCTGGCTGA
- a CDS encoding ribonuclease J, producing the protein MTAGAEASFVFTPFGGVGEIGMNLALYGYGPPRARKWLMVDCGLGFPGADLPGIDVVYPDIAFVEKIARDLVAICITHAHEDHIGALATLWPKLKCKVYATPFAAGLLEVRRLNEPGAPKIDIHTVQAGAVLDLDPFRVEYIAVAHSIPEANALAIRTPLGTALHTGDWKIDPEPGVGNRIDEARLRALGDEGVDVLICDSTNILREGDSFSESDVARVLRPLIAEAPGRVLVTTFASNVSRLRAIAEAAQSCGRTVVVAGRAMDRVVQVARECGYLDGLPGFHAPEMLANLPREKTVVIATGSQGEPRAAMMRASQNDHPWIKLVQGDRVIFSSRAIPGNAREVHRVINNLCNLGIEVITDHDHLVHCSGHPRRGEVRQMYEWVRPKSAVPVHGEAHHLTQHAAFARSCGVEHVVSARDGHMVQLLPGPPSIIDQVPHGRLLKDGDIVISEDDGAVRERNKLAFAGVVSIALAVDKKGEMVGDPDVVFAGVPKKGKFGEDMGEVIDEALFATFEGLPRARRRDANTVSTAIERSVRGAVSSVWGKKPLVHVMVVSA; encoded by the coding sequence ATGACGGCCGGTGCGGAGGCAAGTTTCGTTTTCACGCCTTTCGGCGGCGTCGGCGAGATCGGGATGAATCTCGCGCTTTACGGCTATGGCCCCCCGCGCGCGCGGAAATGGCTGATGGTTGATTGCGGCCTCGGCTTTCCCGGCGCCGATCTTCCTGGCATCGACGTCGTTTATCCCGACATCGCCTTCGTCGAGAAAATCGCGAGGGATCTCGTCGCCATCTGCATCACCCATGCGCATGAGGACCATATCGGCGCGCTTGCGACGCTCTGGCCCAAGCTCAAATGCAAGGTCTATGCGACGCCGTTCGCAGCGGGGCTTCTCGAAGTGCGTCGGCTGAACGAGCCAGGCGCGCCGAAGATCGACATTCACACCGTTCAGGCCGGCGCCGTTCTCGACCTCGACCCATTCAGGGTCGAATATATCGCCGTCGCGCACTCCATACCGGAGGCCAATGCGCTCGCCATTCGGACGCCGCTGGGCACGGCGCTGCATACGGGTGACTGGAAGATCGATCCCGAACCCGGCGTCGGCAATCGCATCGACGAGGCGCGGCTGCGCGCGCTCGGGGACGAGGGCGTCGACGTTCTCATCTGCGATTCGACCAATATTCTCCGAGAAGGCGACAGTTTCTCCGAAAGCGACGTCGCGCGCGTATTGCGCCCGCTCATCGCCGAGGCGCCGGGCCGCGTGCTCGTGACGACCTTCGCATCCAATGTCTCGCGCCTGCGCGCCATCGCCGAGGCGGCGCAAAGCTGCGGGCGGACGGTCGTCGTCGCGGGGCGCGCCATGGACCGCGTGGTGCAGGTTGCGCGGGAATGCGGCTATCTCGATGGGCTGCCCGGGTTCCACGCGCCGGAGATGCTCGCCAATCTGCCGCGGGAGAAGACGGTCGTCATCGCCACGGGCAGCCAGGGCGAACCGCGCGCCGCGATGATGCGCGCGTCCCAGAACGACCATCCCTGGATCAAGCTCGTTCAGGGGGACCGCGTCATTTTCTCCTCGCGGGCGATCCCGGGCAATGCGCGCGAGGTGCATCGCGTCATCAACAATCTCTGCAATCTCGGGATCGAGGTGATCACCGACCACGATCACCTTGTCCACTGTTCCGGCCATCCCCGCCGGGGCGAAGTGCGGCAGATGTACGAGTGGGTGCGGCCGAAAAGCGCGGTGCCAGTGCATGGCGAGGCGCATCATCTGACCCAGCACGCGGCCTTCGCCCGATCCTGCGGCGTGGAGCATGTGGTCTCGGCGCGCGACGGCCATATGGTGCAACTGCTGCCCGGCCCGCCCTCGATCATCGATCAGGTGCCGCACGGCCGTCTGCTCAAGGATGGCGACATCGTCATCAGCGAAGACGACGGCGCGGTGCGCGAGCGCAACAAGCTTGCCTTCGCGGGCGTGGTGTCCATCGCGCTTGCCGTGGACAAGAAGGGCGAGATGGTGGGCGACCCAGACGTGGTTTTCGCCGGCGTGCCGAAGAAGGGGAAGTTCGGCGAAGATATGGGCGAGGTCATCGACGAGGCGCTGTTTGCGACCTTCGAGGGCCTGCCGCGCGCTCGCCGACGGGACGCCAACACGGTTTCGACCGCGATCGAGCGCTCGGTGCGCGGCGCCGTGAGTTCGGTCTGGGGAAAAAAGCCGCTCGTGCATGTGATGGTTGTCTCGGCCTGA
- a CDS encoding biotin--[acetyl-CoA-carboxylase] ligase, with the protein MQLGPVARAQGVRLLTLGEVDSTNEEARRLVETGERGPLWIVATRQTKGRGRLGREWVSPVGNLYASYVFGDFDEPRLAPQLGFVTGVAAMRALRACAGDQNFQLKWPNDMLFEGAKLGGILLEGIASAAPLAIIGVGINVADAPSDLPYPARALASFGAAAPSADSLFAVFTDSLCEALDLWRGGDGFSTVREEWLRSASGLGERIRVAMTAETVEGRFETIDATGRMVLDTANGLRVIEAGDVLIGPRSAEGARG; encoded by the coding sequence GTGCAACTCGGTCCCGTTGCGCGCGCGCAAGGCGTCCGTCTGCTGACTCTCGGTGAGGTCGACTCGACCAATGAGGAGGCGCGCCGGCTTGTCGAAACCGGGGAACGTGGTCCGCTCTGGATCGTCGCGACGCGCCAGACGAAGGGACGCGGTCGGCTGGGGCGCGAGTGGGTTTCGCCTGTCGGGAACTTATATGCGAGCTACGTCTTCGGCGATTTTGACGAGCCTCGGCTCGCCCCGCAGTTGGGTTTCGTGACCGGCGTCGCCGCGATGAGGGCCTTGCGGGCTTGCGCCGGCGACCAAAATTTTCAATTGAAATGGCCGAATGACATGCTTTTCGAGGGTGCCAAGCTCGGGGGGATTTTGCTCGAAGGGATCGCGTCGGCGGCGCCGCTAGCCATCATCGGCGTTGGGATCAATGTCGCCGACGCGCCCTCGGATCTGCCCTATCCCGCCCGCGCGCTCGCATCCTTTGGAGCGGCCGCGCCATCGGCGGATAGCCTTTTCGCCGTGTTCACTGACTCGCTCTGTGAGGCGCTCGATCTCTGGCGCGGGGGCGATGGCTTTTCAACGGTCCGGGAAGAATGGTTGCGCTCGGCCTCGGGCTTGGGTGAAAGGATTCGCGTGGCGATGACCGCTGAGACGGTTGAGGGCCGCTTCGAGACCATCGACGCGACGGGTCGCATGGTGCTGGATACGGCGAATGGATTGCGGGTCATCGAAGCGGGCGACGTGCTGATCGGTCCGCGCTCAGCCGAGGGGGCGCGCGGATGA